The sequence below is a genomic window from Rhodococcus sp. 4CII.
TTCGGCGTCGGCGAGGGCGGCGTGCAGCGTCTGACCGACCTCCCGCAGGGCGTCCTCCCCGACGGTCCGGTCGCGCTCCGCGGCGAGTTCACCGGCCTTGCGCGCCAACGCGCGGACCACCTGCTGCCGCTGCGTCGTCAGCCGCCGCAGGTCCGGCCCGGACAGGTGCCGTTGCGCGTCGCGGAGTGCCTCGCCGAGGGCGAGGAGGGCATCGACTTCGTCAGGCAGCTCACGGGCGAGCAGATTGACGAGCCAGCCCACGACCGTCGGCTTCCGCAGCTTCCCGATCTCGGTCGCCAGCGCACGGTCCTTGCTCTCCCGTGCCGCCGCCACCCGCGCGGTGCGGGCCTCGACGAACTCGCCGGGGTCGAGGCCGTACAGCTCGTCGGCGACGTCGTCGAGGGTCACCGCACAATCCTGACACCGCGGCTACCCGCGCCGGGCCGACTCGGCTCAGACCAGTCGTTCGGCCGCGGCCGCGATCCGTTCGTCGGTGGCCGTGAGCGCGATGCGCACGTGGGTGCCACCGCCGGGCCCGTAGAACTCCCCCGGTGCTACGAGAATGCCGCGGTCGGCGAACCATTCGACGGTGTCCCGGCAGGCTTCGCCGCGGGTGGCCCACAGGTACAGCCCGGCCTCGGAGTTGTCGACGGTGAATCCGGCGCCCCGGACCGCGGCGAGAAGGATCTCGCGGCGGCGGCGGTACCGCTCACGCTGCTCGTTCTCGTGGTCGTCGTCGCGGAGCGCGGCGGTCATCGCCGACTGGATCGGCAACGGCACCATCATGCCCGCGTGCTTGCGGACCTCGAGAAGTTCGGCCACCAACGCCGGGTCACCGGTGACGAATCCCGCGCGGTAGCTCGCGAGGTTGGATGTCTTGGACAGCGAGTGCACCGCGAGGAGGCCGGTGAGGTCGCCGTCGTTCACCCGCTCGTCCAGGATGGACAGCGCTTCGCCCTCCCAGGTCAACCCGAGGTAGCACTCGTCGGAGGCGACAATCGCACCCCGGCGTCGCGCCCAGTCGACCACCTTGCGCAGATGCTCGAGCCCGAGCACCTTGCCGGTGGGGTTGGACGGCGAGTTCACGAAGATCAGCGACGCGCCCTCCGGACCGAGCCGGTTGAGTCCGTCGGCGCGGAGCACGCGCGCCCCGGCGAGGAGAGCACCCACTTCGTACGTGGGGTATGCCAGCTCCGGAATGACGACGAGGTCCTCGGCGCCGAGACCCAGCAGGCGCGGCAGCCAAGCGATGAGCTCCTTCGTGCCGATCGCGGGGAGCACCGCCGCCGGATCGATTCCGGTGATCCCGAATCGACGGTGCAGAGCCTCGACCGCCGCGTCACGAAGTTCGTCCGTGCCGTGCGTCGTCGGATATCCGGGCACCGCGGCGACCGCGGTCAGCGCCTCCTGAATGATCGGGGCGACAGGATCGACCGGGGTGCCCACGGACAGGTTGACGATGCCGCCCGGGTGCGCGAAGGCTTTCGCCTTCGCCGACTCGAGTGAGTCCCACGGGAAGTCGGGAAGAGCTTTGGCTACCGAGATACGAGGCACATCTAGTCCTCGCCCATGGGAGGCAGAGCCTTGACGAACGGCGGGTCGTAGTCGACCTTGCCCAGCTTGGCCGCGCCGCCGGGGGAACCGAGGTCGTCGAAGAAGTCGACGTTCGCGGCGATGTAGCCGTTCCACTGTTCCGGGACGTCGTCTTCGTAGAAGATGGCTTCGACGGGGCAGACGGGTTCACAGGCGCCGCAGTCCACGCATTCGTCGGGATGGATGTAGAGCATCCGCCCGCCCTCGTAGATGCAGTCGACAGGGCATTCCTCGATGCACGCCTTGTCCAACACATCCACGCACGGTTCAGCAATCGTGTAGGGCACTGCCGCTCTCCCTGCCTTTCTGACACGAGTAAGCACGAGGTACGGGCCGCTTGTACCCCGCGGAAGACCCTATTATCGCCTGCCCGGTCGACCTCTCCGCGGTGAGGGTTACCTGACCACGCGCACCGCTGCGGGAAGCGCTGCCCGGGACGCAATCCACTTCTCGCCCTGTTTCGCGGCTCTCGCCAGCGCGCCCCGTTCGCCGAGATATCCAGCCACGACACCGATCACCGGGATGTTCCCGAGGAGAGTGGACGTCGGGCCCGGTTGCGGACGCTCGTCGAGTTCGTTGCCGAGTGCGCGCACCGTGCGGGCGGTGCGCCACAGGACATCGATCAGCGGGAACGGGCGCCACAGCGGCTGCTCGTCCCGGGAAGCCGGTCGCCGCGCCGCGTCGGCGAGCGCGGCCCGCGCCTCCGTCTCGCGAGCGCAGAGCACGGACGCCAGCAGATCCACCTGCTCGGACCGTTCCGTCACCCCGTGCTCTCGGGCCACGGCGACGAGCACGACGGCCTGGTTCGCGAAGCCCAGCACGTCCTGGATCGGAAGCCGGTTGACGAGCACACCGAACATGCCCGGGAACGCGACCGCGAGGGTGTTGACGGCACCGATCCGCGTCACCCACCACCGCGCCCGCTCGTCGTCGCCGGCCTCGTCCCACGACGCCGTCCCGGGAACCTGGATGGTGTCGAGGATCCAGGCGATGCCGTCGAGCAGCGCCTCCACGGCTCCGCGCTGCTCCGCGGTCGGGCCGAACGTCCGAGCCTTGATTCCGAACGGGTCCGTCAGGGCCAGGTCGAGAACCGGGTTGATGCCCCGCGCCACATGATTCAGGATGGTGACGATCGTGTCGTCGCCGAGGCGATCCGTCTCGCTCATGCGGCCGGCGACCTTCCCTCGCGTCGTGCGTGTGTCGTAGTGCGTTCTTGTGCCGGGCGGCCGATGCCCTCGGCGATGGCCCGCAGCTCGGCGACGGTCTTCTCCGAGCCGTGCTCGGATCCCGCCATCCGGGAAATCGTCTCCTCCATCAACGTCCCGCCGAGATCATTGGCGCCGCCCTGCAACATCACCTGGGTGCCCGTCACCCCCAGCTTGACCCAACTGGTCTGAATGTTCGGGATCCGCCCGTGCAGCATGATCCGCGCCAACGCGTGCACCGCCCGGTTGTCCCGGTTCGTCGGACCCGGCCGCGACGCCCCCGCCAGATACAGCGGCGCACTCTGGTGCACGAACGGCAACGGCACGAACTCCGTGAACCCACCCGTGCGGTCCTGAATCCCGGACAGCACCCGCAGATGCCCCACCCAATGCTTCGGGTTGTCCACGTGCCCGTACATCATCGTCGAACTCGACCGCAACCCCACCTCGTGCGCGGTGGTCACCACCTCCACCCACGTCGCCGTCGGCAGCTTGCCCTTGGTCAGCACCCAGCGCACCTCGTCGTCGAGGATCTCCGCCGCCGTGCCGGGAATGGTGTCCAGACCGGCCTCCCGCAGTTCCGTCAACCAGTCCCGGACACTCTGCCCACCCCGCGACGCCCCGTTCACGATCTCCATCGGCGAGAACGCGTGCACGTGCATCGACGGCACCCGCGCCTTGACCGCCCGCACCAGATCGGCGTACCCGGTCACCGGCAACTCCGGGTCGATACCGCCCTGCATGCACACCTCCGTCGCCCCCGCCACGTGCGCCTCCCACGCCCGGTCCGCGACCTCCCCGGTGGACAGGGTGAACGCATCCGCATCACCCTTGCGCTGCGCGAACGCACAGAACCGGCACCCGGTGTAGCAGATGTTGGTGAAGTTGATGTTCCGGTTCACCACATACGTCACCTCGTCACCGACCGCGTCCTTGCGCAGCGCATCGGCCAACGCGACCACCGCCTCCAACCCCGGGCCGTCGGCCGTCGCCAACGCCAGGTATTCGTCGTCCGACAGCCCGGCCGGATCCCGTTCGGCGCTGCGCAGGGCCGCGAGCACGTCGGTGTCCACCCGCACCGGGCCACTGAGCTCGAGGACCTGTTCGCGGACGGTTTCCCAGTCCCCGAACGCGCTCCCCAGGTCGCTGCGGGTGTCGGTGTTGCGACCGGCGGTGTCGATCTCGGTGTTCAGATCCACCCGACCCGCCGACTCCCACGACTCGTCCGGCTCCTGCCACGGCAACCCCACCGGACGCGTCCCGGGCTTCGCCAACCCGGTGTGCGGGTCCGCGAGGGCCTGCACGTGCCCGGTGATCCGCGGATCGATCCACGGCGCACCGGCCAGCACGAACTGCGGCTGCGCCGCCGTCCGCTCGGTCAACTCGAACCCGGCCGCCGCGGTGATCTCGGCGAGGGTGTCCAGGTTCGGCCACGGCCGCTCCGGGTTCACATGGTCCGGGGTCAGCGGCGAGACCCCACCCCAGTCGTCGACACCCGCCCCCAACAGGGCGGCGCACTCGGTGGTCGACACCAGATTCGGCGGCGACTGGATCCGCATCCCCGGCCCCAGCAGCAACCGGGACACCGCGATCGTTGCCAGGAATTCCTCGAGGCCCGCATCCGGGACATCGCGCATCGCGGTGTCCGGCTTGGCCAGGAAGTTCTGCACGATCACCTCCTGAACATGCCCGAACGCCTTGTGCGACTTCCGGATCGCCATGATCGATTCGGCCCGCTCCCGCACCGTCTCCCCGATCCCCACCAAAATCCCGGTGGTGAACGGCACACTCAACCGGCCCGCATCGGTCAGGGTGCGCAACCGCACCGCCGGATCCTTGTCCGGGCTGCCGTAATGGCACTGCCCCTTGTCGGTGAACAACCGGGTCGACGTCGTCTCGAGCATCATGCCCATCGACGGGGCCACCGGCTTGAGGCGGGAAATCTCCTCCCAGCTCAACACCCCCGGGTTCAGGTGCGGCAACAGCCCGGTCTCCTCGAGCACCCGGATCGACATCGCCCGCAGGTAGTCCAGCGTCGAGTCGTAACCCCGCTCGTCGAGCCACGCCTTAGCCTCCGGCCACCGGTCCTCCGGCCGGTCACCGAGGGTGAACAACGCTTCCTTGCAGCCCAATTCGGCGCCCTGCCGGGCGATCTCGAGCACCTCGTCCGGTTCCAGATACGCGCCGCGTCCCTCCGCCCGCAACTTGCCGGGCACGGTGACGAACGTGCAGTAATGGCACTTGTCCCGGCACAACCGCGTCAGCGGGATGAACACCTTCCGCGAATACGTGACCGCCTTCGGCCGACCTGCCGCCAGCAACCCGGCGTCCCGGACCTTGCCCGCCGACGAACACAGATCGGCCAGGTCGTCGCCGCGGGCCTGCAACAACACCGTCGCCTCGTCCACGTTCAGAGTCGCGCCGTCCCGCGCCCGCCGCAACACCCGCCGCATGGCGGAGGCGGACGGTGTCACGTCCTGCGCAGACGCGCCGGACGGGGCCGGTGCCGGAACACCGGGCATGGGAAGCATCGTGGGCCGGCCGGATTCTTCACCTGAATGGGTCACCCAGCGATCATGCGCCATCGACGACGGACGCTGCCACCCAGACTCCCGGTAGCCGTGTGGATCGCTATCCGCGGGGGTAGTCCTCGTCGACCGGAACCGACCGGCTCTGCTCGGCCACGTCCGCCTCGTTCACCTCCAGCGACGACACCTCTTCGACCTCGTCGGAAGTGTCGTCGTCGACGGCGAGTTCCTGCTCGAGCCGGTCCGCCTCGGGAACCTCCGGAGAATCGGCCGCATCGAATGACGTCATGTCTGCGCTCCTTTCACTTCGGGGGGTCCTCCCACGATAGGTCGCTTCTCGACAGAATGGCGGGGCACGGCCAAAGTAGGGGCATGAGTGTGCCCACCACCGTCACGATGGCGGACCCGCTGTGGCGGCCCAGCCCCAAGGCCAG
It includes:
- the dapC gene encoding succinyldiaminopimelate transaminase translates to MPRISVAKALPDFPWDSLESAKAKAFAHPGGIVNLSVGTPVDPVAPIIQEALTAVAAVPGYPTTHGTDELRDAAVEALHRRFGITGIDPAAVLPAIGTKELIAWLPRLLGLGAEDLVVIPELAYPTYEVGALLAGARVLRADGLNRLGPEGASLIFVNSPSNPTGKVLGLEHLRKVVDWARRRGAIVASDECYLGLTWEGEALSILDERVNDGDLTGLLAVHSLSKTSNLASYRAGFVTGDPALVAELLEVRKHAGMMVPLPIQSAMTAALRDDDHENEQRERYRRRREILLAAVRGAGFTVDNSEAGLYLWATRGEACRDTVEWFADRGILVAPGEFYGPGGGTHVRIALTATDERIAAAAERLV
- the fdxA gene encoding ferredoxin; translated protein: MPYTIAEPCVDVLDKACIEECPVDCIYEGGRMLYIHPDECVDCGACEPVCPVEAIFYEDDVPEQWNGYIAANVDFFDDLGSPGGAAKLGKVDYDPPFVKALPPMGED
- a CDS encoding bifunctional FO biosynthesis protein CofGH, whose product is MAHDRWVTHSGEESGRPTMLPMPGVPAPAPSGASAQDVTPSASAMRRVLRRARDGATLNVDEATVLLQARGDDLADLCSSAGKVRDAGLLAAGRPKAVTYSRKVFIPLTRLCRDKCHYCTFVTVPGKLRAEGRGAYLEPDEVLEIARQGAELGCKEALFTLGDRPEDRWPEAKAWLDERGYDSTLDYLRAMSIRVLEETGLLPHLNPGVLSWEEISRLKPVAPSMGMMLETTSTRLFTDKGQCHYGSPDKDPAVRLRTLTDAGRLSVPFTTGILVGIGETVRERAESIMAIRKSHKAFGHVQEVIVQNFLAKPDTAMRDVPDAGLEEFLATIAVSRLLLGPGMRIQSPPNLVSTTECAALLGAGVDDWGGVSPLTPDHVNPERPWPNLDTLAEITAAAGFELTERTAAQPQFVLAGAPWIDPRITGHVQALADPHTGLAKPGTRPVGLPWQEPDESWESAGRVDLNTEIDTAGRNTDTRSDLGSAFGDWETVREQVLELSGPVRVDTDVLAALRSAERDPAGLSDDEYLALATADGPGLEAVVALADALRKDAVGDEVTYVVNRNINFTNICYTGCRFCAFAQRKGDADAFTLSTGEVADRAWEAHVAGATEVCMQGGIDPELPVTGYADLVRAVKARVPSMHVHAFSPMEIVNGASRGGQSVRDWLTELREAGLDTIPGTAAEILDDEVRWVLTKGKLPTATWVEVVTTAHEVGLRSSSTMMYGHVDNPKHWVGHLRVLSGIQDRTGGFTEFVPLPFVHQSAPLYLAGASRPGPTNRDNRAVHALARIMLHGRIPNIQTSWVKLGVTGTQVMLQGGANDLGGTLMEETISRMAGSEHGSEKTVAELRAIAEGIGRPAQERTTTHARREGRSPAA